One Argiope bruennichi chromosome 5, qqArgBrue1.1, whole genome shotgun sequence DNA segment encodes these proteins:
- the LOC129969674 gene encoding uncharacterized protein LOC129969674, which yields MKLIFPSESGMMYNPDPDQSPCSALDHSEPWLKPTDDMGTEGSYQPYDSRLPNGYFYPEDYQPLTEEMMNMKNREHLHSPYYDVSGLPDPYAMSEEDKTQHISMSFDESHESGYSTPNSRSRRVIREIIV from the exons ATGAAACTGATTTTTCCTTCTGAATCAGGTATGATGTACAATCCTGATCCTGATCAGAGCCCATGCAGTGCTCTGGATCATTCCGAGCCTTGGCTGAAACCTACTGATGACATGGGCACTGAAGGATCCTACCAGCCATATGACTCAAGGCTGCCCAATGGCTATTTCTATCCTGAAGACTATCAACCCCTCACAGAAGAAATGATGAACATGAAAAACAGGGAGCATTTAC ATTCCCCCTACTATGATGTGAGTGGTCTGCCTGACCCCTACGCCATGAGTGAGGAGGACAAGACTCAACACATCTCTATGTCATTCGACGAAAGCCACGAGAGTGGGTACTCCACACCTAATTCTAGATCTCGTAGAGTGATTCGTGAAATCATCGTCTGA